CGCAAGGTATGGAAAATATTGATAATCACGCGCGTAATTTGATAAGCACCCTTCGAACAGAAAATGAAAATAAACAACTAAATCCTTCCTATCAATTTGATTTGCAAGAAATAATTGATGACCGTTCGGATAGCGGGAAGTATCGTATTTTATTGGCTGATGAACAAGGAAAGGTTTTATATAAGAGTAAACAAACCTCTGAGGCTACGATCGATATACATTCTGTTATCCAAAATGCAATGGATGTGCGTATCTATCGCCAGGATTATCAGAATGAGGCGAAAGAATTCGTGTCCTTTTATCCTGTGGATGTGGGGGAGAAAAAGCTATATCTAATAGTACGAGGTATGCCAGAACCATCTATCGTCTATCGAACAGGCTATAGTCAGTTACCTGGACTGATTGGTTTTGGTGTATTTATTTTTTCCTTTTACTATCTTACAAAGCGAAAAATGTATCAGATTCAAAGCATTTCTCAAGGCATTCAAGAAATGGCACTGGGGAATCTGGATATCCGTGTACCGGTTAACAGTAACGATGAATTAGGACAGTTGGCCCAAAATATTAATGTTATGGCCATGCAATTGCATCATACTAGAGAGGAAGAACGCAAGGCGGAGCGAACCAAGCATGAGCTAATTACCAATGTTTCACATGATTTACGTACTCCGCTTACTTCTATTATGGGCTATTTACGGTTGATTCAGGATAAGCGTTATCATAGTGAGGGGCAATTGGAGGAGTATGCTGGAATTGCTGTAAATAAGTCGGAACAATTAAAGCGCTTAATTGAAGACTTATTTGATTATACGAAGCTCTCTACTAACGGTGTAGGAATGCAAATGCAGCGAGTTGATATATTAGAAATGTTGGAGCAATTAATGGAGGAGCTTGTACCGCAAGCAGAGGAAGAAGGCTTGTCCTTTCGAAAAAACTATGCTGTAGATCATCTATTCGTACATGTAGATGCAGATAAAATAGTGCGTGTGTTTGATAATTTATTAATAAATGCCATTAAATATAGTGATAAACCAGGGGAAATTTTAATAAATGCAGAGCAACGGGGAAGTTCTATTCGTATCTCGATTGGGAATAAAAGTCCCAAACTGACTCCTCAGGAATTAGAGCGTTTATTTGAACGTTTCTATAAGGTTGATGAATCTCGAAGCATGGTAAAGGAAGGTTCTGGATTGGGCTTAGCCATTGCTAAAAGCATCGTTGAATTGCATTGCGGAAAAATTTGGGCTGAATCGCATGACAACATGATCCTTTTTTACGTGGAATTGCCGCAGTAAAAACCCTATCATACTTGCAAAACGCATGTCATTCTCTTTAAAAGAGGAGCATGCGTTTTTTGCTGTACGTGATTTATTTCCTATGATAAGTTTTTCTAATGATAAGCATTGTATATCTGTATTTCACTTGTCAATCAAAAGAACTTATAGTGAAAGCATGGTAGGGGAAGTTCCTTGATAGACAGAATGGAGAGATACAATGGAAAGTAAAACAGAAAGTAAAACAGAAAGTAAAACAGAAACCAAAGAGCTTGTCAAACAAGAGAGGCAGACCGTTGGTTTTATCATGGGAGTAGTAATTACTCTCATAATTGCTTTAGCGGCTAGATATTTGGCTCAATTTCCTTTCTTAAGCATAATGGGACAATTGGTAATTGCAATCCTGATCGGTATTATCTGGCGTGCTGTGGCTGGTATTCCGCAGCAAACGATTGCGGGTACCAATTTTTCTAGCAAAAAATTGCTTCGATTTGGCATTATTTTACTTGGGATGCGATTAAATTTGATGGATATTTTATATGCTGGTCCCAAAGTGTTTGCTATGGCCGCATTAGCCATTATTTTTGGATTGAGTGTTGTTTATCTATTTACACGTTGGTTCCAGGTAGAGAAAAAGTTAGGCATTCTAACGGCATGTGGAACGGCTATCTGTGGTGCGGCAGCGGTTGTGGCAATTGCACCACAAATCAAAGCTAATGATGAAGAAACAGCAATTGGAGCGGCTACTGTAGCTATTTTGGGCACTATTTTCACACTTTTATATACGCTTCTCTATCCTTTTCTTGGTTTTACACCTAATGGTTATGGTGTTTTTTCGGGTGCGACCCTACATGAGATAGCGCACGTAATTGCCGCAGCAGCACCTGGTGGAAATAATGCTGTAGATATTGCTGTCATCGTCAAATTAACCCGGGTTGCTCTTCTTGTTCCGATCGCCATTGGCATAGGAATATGGAGCAGTCGTTTGGAACAAAAGATGACTGGGGAAATCAATAAACGGTTTTCTTGGAGGTCACTACCTATTCCATGGTTTATCTTTGGATTTTTGGCGATGAGTGCTGTTAACTCACTAGGTATTATTCCTCAGGAAATAGCTACACAAATCGTTAGCATCGCTTATCTATTAATTGCGATGGCGATGGCCGGTTTAGGGTTAAACGTAAATCTAGTTGCCTTTAAGCGGATGGGATTAAAATCGTTTGCAGCCGGCTTAGTTGGATCGGTGTTACTTTCCCTATTTGGTTTTGCAATGACCTATGCTTTTCAGTTAGCTTAATAAAATACTGCCTCTATTCCTATTGGGAGTGGAGGTTTTTTTATCTCGAAAGACGTACATATGTTACAAGCTTGTGAACAGGAGTAGTTTGCTGTATGCTTCAAATAGCGGAAGCTTGAAAAGGGGAGTACAAGGTATGCATTACTATGGAAATGAAACGATTATGTCGATAACGCAAGCCATTCATTTAAAGCCAAATGAAATCAGGGTTCTTGAGTGGGTTCGTACCTATGAATATGTTGAAAATACGTATGGTGTAGACGAGAATGTACCAATATTTTTAGAGATTCAGCTTGTACCGGAAGGGGTCCGTGTTCAAAAGAATCAAATTACGGATTTTCCTAATTATACCTGTTTGCAAAAGGAAGTATATATCGATATTGAATCAGCTCTTCGTGTATTTAAAGAATGGGCTGACGAGATCATTGATCGCTTGAAAAAACAAGGAACGGCCATCGAATAAGGGGATGAATGTATGCGTGATACAAATAGCCGATACGGAAATCTACCTCCGCGGCCCCCTGCTTTGTTATTTCAGATTGTTCAAAAATTTTATCGCGGGGCTGTTAGTCATTATCCGGTCATTGAGCTAGCCAAAGAAGAGCTGCGTCAAGCTGTATTTGATTGGGAGGCTTGTATAGAAACAAAAAACAATGATGAATTAGAAGCAGAGGAGTTGGTTCGAAAAGCGCTTACTACTTTATTTCTAGAGTTTCACTTTTATGTGACGTGCTGGTTGCAAATTGATTTGGCGCTCCATCGGTTATGTACCCACCCGAATGGCTCTGTGTTCTGTCGATTGAAGCAACGCTTTTCAGATGATATAGAACGGCATCTTGCTGTACGACATTGTGTAGATGACACTGAAGCGTGTGTTAGTGCCCAAATGGAACACACCGAGGGAGATTTGAGTCAGCTTGCAAACGATAGTTACTGGTTTGATGGACGATTGTTTACTGTTGATACGACTAGTCTACATACACTAAATGAGCTTTA
The nucleotide sequence above comes from Brevibacillus laterosporus LMG 15441. Encoded proteins:
- a CDS encoding sensor histidine kinase, producing MRWNPFKLIPYTFYACYKLAKKMIAQGKSSLRIQLIAAFGLCVLAGFFVANVLNPYMRTQQAYIDYTQGMENIDNHARNLISTLRTENENKQLNPSYQFDLQEIIDDRSDSGKYRILLADEQGKVLYKSKQTSEATIDIHSVIQNAMDVRIYRQDYQNEAKEFVSFYPVDVGEKKLYLIVRGMPEPSIVYRTGYSQLPGLIGFGVFIFSFYYLTKRKMYQIQSISQGIQEMALGNLDIRVPVNSNDELGQLAQNINVMAMQLHHTREEERKAERTKHELITNVSHDLRTPLTSIMGYLRLIQDKRYHSEGQLEEYAGIAVNKSEQLKRLIEDLFDYTKLSTNGVGMQMQRVDILEMLEQLMEELVPQAEEEGLSFRKNYAVDHLFVHVDADKIVRVFDNLLINAIKYSDKPGEILINAEQRGSSIRISIGNKSPKLTPQELERLFERFYKVDESRSMVKEGSGLGLAIAKSIVELHCGKIWAESHDNMILFYVELPQ
- a CDS encoding YeiH family protein, which translates into the protein MESKTESKTESKTETKELVKQERQTVGFIMGVVITLIIALAARYLAQFPFLSIMGQLVIAILIGIIWRAVAGIPQQTIAGTNFSSKKLLRFGIILLGMRLNLMDILYAGPKVFAMAALAIIFGLSVVYLFTRWFQVEKKLGILTACGTAICGAAAVVAIAPQIKANDEETAIGAATVAILGTIFTLLYTLLYPFLGFTPNGYGVFSGATLHEIAHVIAAAAPGGNNAVDIAVIVKLTRVALLVPIAIGIGIWSSRLEQKMTGEINKRFSWRSLPIPWFIFGFLAMSAVNSLGIIPQEIATQIVSIAYLLIAMAMAGLGLNVNLVAFKRMGLKSFAAGLVGSVLLSLFGFAMTYAFQLA